The following proteins come from a genomic window of Paenibacillus spongiae:
- a CDS encoding helix-turn-helix transcriptional regulator → MIKCTLKVIFAERNIKQREFAQKVGISETTLSSLVNGKQLPTLEVGYRIAEELDLNIMEIWKLNPPS, encoded by the coding sequence ATGATAAAATGCACGCTTAAAGTCATATTTGCGGAGCGAAATATCAAACAAAGGGAGTTCGCGCAGAAGGTCGGAATCAGCGAAACAACATTGAGCTCGCTGGTGAACGGAAAACAGCTGCCGACGTTAGAAGTGGGGTACAGAATTGCGGAGGAATTGGACCTGAATATTATGGAGATTTGGAAACTGAATCCCCCTTCATAA